From Staphylococcus sp. M0911, a single genomic window includes:
- a CDS encoding NAD-dependent epimerase/dehydratase family protein, with the protein MKKIMITGALGQIGTELVVKCREIYGTDNVLATDIREPEADSPVNDGPFEILDVTDRDKMFELVKDFEADTLMHMAALLSATAEKNPMFAWDLNMGGLMNALEAARTYDLHFFTPSSIGAFGDSTPKVNTPQVTIQQPTTMYGVNKVAGELLCQYYFTKFGVDTRSVRFPGLISHIKEPGGGTTDYAVEIYFKAVRENHYTSYVDKGTFMDMMYMDDAIEATIQLMEADGAKLETRNGYNLSAMSIDPEMVKEAIQEHYPDFTLDYDVDPVREGIAKSWPDSIDTSCARGEWGFNPKYDLESMTKLMLDAIEAKEKATK; encoded by the coding sequence ATGAAAAAAATTATGATAACAGGTGCTTTAGGACAAATAGGTACAGAATTAGTAGTTAAATGTAGAGAAATTTATGGAACAGATAATGTACTAGCTACGGATATTAGAGAACCAGAAGCGGATTCACCAGTTAATGATGGGCCTTTTGAAATTTTAGATGTAACAGATCGTGACAAAATGTTTGAATTAGTTAAGGATTTTGAAGCTGATACGTTAATGCACATGGCTGCTTTATTATCAGCTACAGCAGAGAAGAACCCTATGTTTGCTTGGGATTTAAATATGGGTGGATTAATGAATGCTTTAGAAGCAGCGCGTACATACGATTTACATTTCTTCACACCAAGTTCAATTGGTGCATTTGGAGATTCAACACCTAAAGTCAATACGCCACAAGTCACAATTCAACAACCTACAACAATGTATGGTGTTAACAAGGTTGCCGGAGAATTATTATGTCAATATTACTTTACGAAATTTGGCGTAGACACACGCAGTGTAAGATTCCCAGGATTAATTTCACATATTAAAGAACCAGGCGGTGGTACTACAGATTATGCTGTAGAAATATACTTTAAAGCAGTTAGAGAAAATCATTATACAAGTTATGTTGATAAAGGCACATTTATGGATATGATGTACATGGACGATGCAATTGAAGCTACTATTCAATTAATGGAAGCTGATGGTGCTAAATTAGAAACTAGAAATGGATATAATCTAAGTGCTATGAGTATTGATCCTGAAATGGTTAAAGAAGCTATCCAAGAACACTATCCAGACTTTACGTTAGACTATGATGTGGATCCAGTTCGAGAAGGGATTGCTAAAAGTTGGCCAGATAGTATCGATACAAGTTGTGCACGTGGAGAATGGGGTTTCAATCCTAAATATGATTTAGAAAGTATGACTAAATTAATGTTAGATGCTATTGAAGCTAAAGAAAAAGCAACAAAATAA